GCAGCCTGTACACTCTTTTCCACTTTTCTCACAAATTTGGGGAACTTCATCCCAACTGTCATCCCCAGGATCACCGGTATCCCCAGTATCAGGAAAACGGTGCGGAACATCTCTGCCGGTTCGATGGCGATGGGTACCAGCAGAGGTGAGTGTTTCGCATAGAGGCTACCCCAGAATGCGAAATTAAGTGGTGTCATGAAGAGGCTAAGGATGGTGGTGATGCCGGTGAGGCTCACCGAGAGCGTGATGTTTGATTTTGAGATGGCGGAAATCAGGTTGGAAACATTTCCACCGGGGCAGGAAGCCACCAGAATCATACCCAGTGCAACCGAGTTGCTGGGGCGGACCACCAACACCAGCAGGTAGGTGAGTGCCGGAAGCAGGAGATATTGTGAAATGACTCCCAACAAAACAGGTTTGGGACGCATTATGACAACTCTGAAATGTTCAGGTTTGATACCGAGTGCGACACCAAACATGATAAAGGCGATGGCGATATTCATCAGGTAGACGCTCTCCTGGTTAAAGTTCAGCCGGACTTGGTTAAGTGGTTCCATATTGCCGAAGAGCGACAGGATCGGGGCAATTTGCATACTCTACTTTTTGACTTTATGGTTACAAATATACAATTTTATTGTGTATTTAATTTCCTATCTTTGTGTAATAGGAAAAAATACAATTATGAGTGCACCTCTTGCTGAACGGCTTCGGCCACAAAACCTCGATCAGTTTATCGGCCAGAAACACCTGGTGGGTAAGGGTGCTGTGTTGCGTCGCATGATCGACTCGGGCAGGATCCCCTCCATTATCTTCTGGGGACCTCCCGGCGTGGGAAAGACCACCTTGGCCAACATCATTTCCAATACACTGAAGGCGCCCTTTTATAAGCTGAGTGCCATCAACTCGGGGGTGAAGGATGTGAGGGAGGTTATCGAGAAGGCGAAGAATGCCCGTTTCTTCGACAGTGCTGCCCCGATACTCTTCATTGATGAGATACACCGCTTCAGCAAGTCGCAGCAGGACTCCCTGTTGCATGCAGTGGAGACCGGAACAGTGACCCTGATAGGTGCCACCACCGAGAACCCCTCCTTCGAGGTGATCCGTCCTCTCCTCTCTCGTTGTCAGGTATACGTCCTGAAATCGCTCGAGAAGCAGGATCTGGAAGTCTTGCTGCAGCGGGCGCTCACCGAGGATCAGATCCTGAAGGAGCGTAAGATAACCGTATTGGAGAGAGATGCGCTGTTTCGCTTCTCCGGTGGGGATGCCCGCAAGCTACTCAATATTCTGGATCTGGCTGTTGCCTCCGATGATGCTATTGAAAACAGCGAAGAGGAGTTGGTGATCACCGACAAGCTGGTGACGGAGAGGCTTCAGGAGAACCCGGCTGCCTATGACAAGGGAGGAGAGATGCACTATGACATTATCTCTGCCTTTATTAAGTCGATACGGGGCAGTGACCCCGATGCGGCGATCTACTGGCTGGCGAGGATGGTGGCCGGTGGCGAGGATCCCAAGTTCATTGCCCGCCGCTTGGTGATCTCAGCCGCAGAGGATATTGGCCTGGCCAACCCCAACGCCCTGTTGCTGGCCAATGCCTGCTTTGAAACGCTTCAGAAAATCGGCTGGCCGGAGGGGCGAATCGTGCTGGCAGAGACCACGCTCTACCTGGCCACCTCTCCCAAGAGCAACTCAGCCTACCTTGCCATCGACAAGGCTCTGGCAAAAGTTGAGCAGACCGGTAATCTCCCGGTCCCGCTGCACTTGCGCAACGCCCCTACCTCGCTGATGAAGGAGCTGGAATATGGGAAGGAGTACAAATATGCACACGATTACAAGGATAATTTCGTGCAGCAGGAGTATCTGCCAAAGGAGCTCAATAAAAGTCGTTTCTGGGACCCGCAGTCCAATCCCTCAGAAGTCAAGATGCAGGAATGGATGAAAAAGCTCTGGGGGGATCAATAAGATCAATACCACTCCGCACCACGATCGTACGGGGAACTGCGCTGTTCATACTTCAGATCCTGCAACAACGATGAGTTGGCACGAATGGAGAAGTTGTAAGATTTATAGGGCCCAATGGGGATAAAACTGGCAGACATGCTCCAGCAATGCAGATTGCGGGTGAGGGTACAATTGACGCTGGTGAATTTCTTCGCATCAAAGTTGTAGTCTGTGTTAAAGGTGAAGTTCCAGTTTTTGGTGGGTTGCAGAGAGCCACTCAACCCGAAGTTATGGGTCAGTCGTCCTTTGTATTCCATTTTCTCTTTATCGAATTCACCATAGCCATAGCGCAATGAGTAGTTCATTGAGATGTTCCAGTTGACCCCATTTTTCAGGTAGCCATCGGCATCAAATTCGCCCATCGAACTATCACTCTCGTTCATCGAGAGGTCTCCACCGCGCGTTTCATATGGGTTCTCCCCCATGGTGCCATCGTCCGGGAGTCCTTCATCCGGATTGTCAGCATCTTCATCATCCTCATCATCTTCACTTTTATCACGACTGAACAGCTTCTTGAAGGTATCCTGGTTGAGGGAGTAGGAAAAACTGGTGCCGGTGTTCATCAGCTTGCCTATTCCCCTGCCATTGAGTACCCTCAGCTTGTCCACCTGACGTGGGTTGCCGTTCTGGTCAAGCTCGTATATGTAGGGATCCCAGGTGGCATTCAGGCTGAGGGTGTATGATTTTGAGAGTTTCAGACGGATGTTGGAGTTGATCATGCTCCACTTCATCGAGTCGGCCATCATGTTGTAGCTGAACCCTATGCCCAGATCGTCGATCAGACTTATCTTACGGGTGCCGGTAGAGTCTTTGTCGTCACGTATCTTCATCTCCAGGTTGTTCTTGAAGTCGAAGCCAATGCTCCCGCTCTGTCCCTTTGGTGCAGTGCCGAACATCATGGAGGAATATGGGGAGTAGGTATAGGTTACATCTTCGCCATATTCGTTCTTGTAGGAGTAGGTCTCGTAGAAGTTGAACCTGGGATCACTGAAATCGGGACGATAGCTGAGACTGATGCTCGGGGAGAAGACGTGGCGGATAGCCTGCACTTTATCACCAAATATTTTCCAGGGGGTGTACATCCCATAGAGTTTGGTCTGCGCACTGAGCGATGCATTGTAATCATAAACACGTTTGAACCCCATCACTGTATCCACCGGTACATTTCTCTTTGCGATGGGATCCCAGGCCTGCTTATGGGCACCGGTGTACCACCGCTCGGTATAGTTGATCGAGGGGGAGACCTGGATGAAGTCGAATAACGAGAAGGTAGCACTCACCGGTATGTTGTGGCGCATGCCGTTGGTCCAGTCCCTCACCAGGTTTGCCTTGAGGAACCTATCCTCCTTGGTTGTGATGGAGTTTCGGAACTCACCGGAGTAACTCATCGAAATTTTCTCATACCAACGCTCTTCACCCACTGCATCTTTCCGCTTGAAGGGGTTGATGCGGCTCATGTTCATTGAAACATTGGGCAGCGTGGCTGCGATGGTGGAGTCACGCGAAACCTGGTTGACGCTCATGGTGGCGGAGAGACTCCAGGGGGAATCGGGGAAACGCTGGGTGATGTTCACGCTCGAGCTCTTGGTGTTGTTGGATGCTTCGCGTGAATAGAGTCGGCTGAGGTCACGATGGTTGTTGCGGCTGGTGGAGAAGTTGACGCTGGCCGAGAGAGTGCGGTACATGTTGGCCTTGGGATCCTGTGAGTGGGTCCAGTTGATGCGCAGGTCCTTTGCCACCGAGTAAGCCTCCGGTACCACTTCTTTCAGCTCTTTCTCACCGGTCACGGTGTTGAGGTAGTAGACATTGACGTTGCCCGAGTACTTATACCGTTTGCGATAGTTGGAACGAGCTCCCACGCCCCATGATCCCTTGGTGTAGATCTCGCCGGTGAGTGAGAGATCGATGTAGTCGCTTAACGCGAAGTAGTAACCGCCGTTCTGGAGGTAGAACCCACGGGTCATCTCATCACCGTAGCTGGGCATGATGATGCCTGAGGAGTAGGTCTTGGTGAAGGGGAAGAAGGCGAAAGGGAGTACAATTGGAAAGAGCGGCACATCAGCCACTACCAGCCAAGCAGGGCCTGTCACCACATCTTTGTCGGGACGCACCTTTGCCTTTGAGAGGTTGAGGTAGAAGTGGGGGTGGTCGTGGTTGTCGCAGGTGGTGTACTTTGCGTTGCGCATGAAGAAGGAGTTGTCAGCATTCATCTTGGCCTCATTGGCTACGATATTTCCTTCTCCCTGCTGGGTAACCACGTTGTGGATAAAAGCCTTTCGCGTTTCAAAGTTATAGCGAACCTTCTTCATCTCGTACTCGGTGCCTCCTTCCGCGAAGATGGGTAAACCATATTCTTTCCCCAACGAATCCAGACCGTATGTAGAAGAGATAAGGCTGCTGTCCATGTCCATGGTGATGTATTCTCCCTTGATACCCATCTCGCCGTATTTGATGTCAGCTTCTCCAAAGAGATATCCCATGTTGTCTGCGGTGAAGATCATTGAATCTTTGGCAGTGTAGAAGACTGCCGCTTCCAGTGTTTGCTTTTCAGTGACCGAAATGGAGTCTTGCGCTTTGATTGAGAGAGAATCCTGAGGAGATACTGATAATGAGTCCTGAGATGTGGGCATCAGGGAATCCTGGCCCGCAGCAAGAAGCGTATCAGAGAGTGCAACGAGTGAATCGGCTCTCTGCGTGAGTCGTGTGGAGTCGGCCGTCAGGGTTCTGTTGGTAGCAATACTGTCGGGGAGAAGGGTAGTAAGGGTGTCACGATCAATAATCGCCGTATCGGACGGTAGAGCTTCCGATGCAGCGGGCTGACCTGTCTGATCTGCTGTGCTCGTCGCCTGACGGACGGAAGAGCAGTGGATGAAGAGTGTCAACAGGAGAAAAAGATATGTAACACGTAACAGTCGCCTCATGCGCTATAAGCAGATAACCTCCTATGGTTTTACCCGCAAAACTACTCATTAAAGAGTGATTTTGCAGCAAAAATAATAAAAAGAAACTTAAGAAAGTCGGAATAAGGCTTTTTTAAAGAGATTGAAATCGTTTGGTAGCTCTGTTGTCTCTTTTTTTTCCTGCATGAATGCAGCCAGTGCTTGCGGTATTTCTGTTTTGATTCCGGTGCAATCCTCCACGATCTCCTTGAACTTGGCAGGGTGAGCGGTAGCGAGAAAGATACCCGTTTCACCCGGTTGCAGTCCTTCCTTTAGGGCGAGGTACCCACAGGCACCGTGGGGGTCGAGCAGGTAACCGGTGCGTTGCTGCGCCTCTCTAATGGCATGGCAAATCTCTGCATCGTTGTAGCGGTATGCAGTGATATCGTTGGTGATGGCGTGATGGTCGTGCCCGTAAAGGTCCAGGATTCGGTCGAAGTTGCTGGGAGCACCAACATCCATGGCGTTGGCGATGGTCTGCACCGATGACCTGGGGGAGTAATCCCCCGTGAGCAGGTATTCACGGAACACATCGTTGCGATTGTTGGCAGCGATGAATCGCTCCACCGGCAGTCCCATCCGTTTGGCGAAGAGGCCGGCGGTGAGGTTGCCCAGGTTGCCGCTGGGTACTGAGATTACAGCCTTTGCAGCAGGATTGTAGCGCATCAACTGTGCCCAGGCATGGAAATAGTAGAACGACTGTGGCAGAAACCGGGCTACGTTGATCGAGTTGGCGGAGGTTAGCCGGAGCTGACTGTTCAATTCCTCATCCATGAAAGCGTTCTTTACGAGTGCCTGACAGTCGTCAAAGGTGCCATCTACCTCCAGTGCCGTGACGTTTTGTCCCAGGGTGGTGAACTGTGCCTCCTGGATATCGCTCACCTTACCGGAGGGGTAGAGCACGTACACACGAATCCCCTCTACACCGAGAAAGCCGTTGGCCACGGCACTGCCTGTATCGCCTGATGTGGCTACCAGCACCTTCACTTCGTCCTGTTGTTCCTTTTTTACGAAATGAGAGAGCATGCGTGCCATAAAGCGCGCACCCACATCCTTGAAGGCAAAGGTAGGGCCGTGAAACAGTTCCAGCACCCAGATGTTCTCCTCCACTTGCCGTAGCGGAATCCCGAAGCTGAGGGTATCGGCCACAATGGCATCCAGCTCATTTTGAGGGATATCATCGCCGAAGAACGACCTTGCGACGGTTTGGGCGATAGTGGTCAGGCTCAGCTCGGTGATTTCCTTGTAAAATGATGAAGGCAGCTGTCCGATGGTTTCGGGCATGTACAACCCCCTGTCGGGAGCCAGTCCTTTCACGACGGCTTCCTTCAGGGAGACGGCGGGCGATTGTTTTTGGGTGCTGTAGTAGCGCATGTTATTTTAGCTATAGGTTGAAAACTGCTTTGATGAACTGGTTGCCATGTAGCTGTCCGTAGCTTCCTTCTCTTGCAGCGAATTCATCGTAGTGCTGCACGTTGTCGGGTTGAATTTCTCTGTGCCAGATCAGGAAGGGAATTGCATCACGGGTGTGGGTGCGTTTGGCACAGGGGGTGGGGTGGTCCGGCAGGATCGCGATGGTGACCGGCTCGTCCCAGTTCAGCGTCTCCTCGTATATCGTCTTGATGATGCGGGCATCGAGATACTCTATCGTCTTCACCTTCAGATCCACATCACCTTCGTGGCCCGCTTCGTCGCTCGCCTCCACATGGAGGTAGACGAAGTCTTTCTCCTTTAAGGCTTTCAGTGCGGCTTCGGCCTTTCCCTCATAGTTGGTGTCGTACAATCCGGTGGCTCCCTCCACCATAATCACATCCAGCCCCGCATAGACTCCTATCCCACGAATCAGGTCTACTGCTGAGATCACAGCCCCACTACGAATGGGGTAGATCTCGCTCAGCGGTTTCATTTGTGGGCGATAGCCGGGCGACCAGGGCCAGATGCTGCTGGCCGGATGCATACCCTCCTTGATTCTTTTCCTGTTCACCGGATGATCGCGCAACAGCTCCTGAGAGGCCATGATAAGCCTGTTCAGTGCGTCAGCGGTAGCTTCGGCAGCCGGGTGGGAAGCCCTGATCAGGTAGGGACGAAAGGGAAGTTCAGGAATGTCGTGCGGCGGGGTACACTCAATCCGTTTGTCACCCCCCTGCATTTTCAGCAGGTGGCGGTAGGAGACACCGGGGTAGAAGCGAAAAGTCTCATCTCCCAGTTTCTCGTTCAGGAAATGAATCAGTTCTTCTGCCTCTTCGCTGGAGATGTGCCCGGCAGAGTGATTGATCAGCTGATCACCCTCGATGCAAACCAGGTTGCAACGCATGGCCATCTCCCCGGGATGTATCTCCACCCCCATGCTGGCAGCTTCCAGCACCCCTCTTCCCTCGAACACGGCAGGAAGGTCATAACCCAGCACCGAGAGATTGGCAATCTCACTGCCGGGGGCAAAGCCGTCGGGCACCGTGTGCAGTAGACCGTTTCTGCCCTTGCGGGCCAGCAGGTCCATGTAGGGTGTATTGGCTGCCTGTATTGTTGTTTTGTCTCCCAAGGCAGGGATAGGTTCGTCGGCCATTCCGTCGCCCAGGATGATGATTGTTTTGTGTGACATCTTAGCGGATGTTAGCAATGGAAATGATATCGGCAAAGACACCGGCAGCGGTGACGCTTGCACCGGCACCGTATCCCTTAATCACCATGGGGTACTCGTTGTACCGCTCGGTGGTGATCATGATGATGTTGTTGCTTCCCTCCAGGTCGTAGAAGGGATGACCTTTTTCTACCTCACGCAACCCGACCTCGCACCTTCCTTTGTCGTAGGAAGCTACAAAACGGAGTTTCTTCTCTTCCCTGGCAAGCTCCCTGCGACGTTCTTCGAAAGCGGTATCCAATTGGGGGATAGTCTGCCAGAACTCCTCCAGGCTTCCTTCAAAATATTGTTGCGGTACGAACAACTTTTTCACCACATCCGACTGTTCGATGTGGGCACCCGCCTCACGTGAGAGGATCACCAACTTGCGCGTCACATCCAGTCCGCTCAGGTCAATGCGCGGATCGGGCTCGGCGAATTGCGCCTCAACCGCCATGCTGATGGCTTTGCTGAAAGGAACCTCCTCGCTGAGTGTGTTGAAGATGAAGTTGAGGGTACCGGAGAGCACCGCCTCCAGCTTCACGATTCTGTCGCCCGAGTTGGTGAGTGAGTTCATCGTGTTGATGATTGGCAACCCGGCTCCCACGTTGGTTTCAAATAGGAATTTGACACCGCTCTTGCGGGCTGTCTCCTTCAGGTGGTGATAGTTGTCGTAGGCCGATGAGGCAGCGATCTTGTTGGCGGTGACTACCGATACGTTCTTCGCCATCAGCTCATCGTAGATTTCTGCGATAAGCGGACTGGCGGTACAGTCCACGAAGACCGAGTTGAAGATGTTCATCTTCAGGATCTCATTGCGGATCAACTCCGGAGAGCTCTTGACGCCGTGTTCCATCAGGTTGTCGAAGTAACCCTCGAGTGGGATACCATCGCGGGTGAAGAGTGCTTTGCGACCGTTGGCGATGCCAACAATGTTAATGCGCAACTTGTTCTGTTCTTTCAGCGTTAGCTGTTGCTGTCTGATTTGCTCCAGCAGGCGGCTGCCCACGGTGCCGGTTCCAACGACGAAGAGGTTCAGCTCCTGATAGGGGGAGAGGAAGAAGGAGTCGTGTATGACGTTGAGCGACTTTTTAAGATCCGTCCTGGATATGACGCAGGAGATATTGGTTTCACCGGCACCCTGTGCCAGGGCCACGACACTGATACCGTTCCTGCCGAGAGCCCCGAAGAACTTGCCGGAGATACCCGGTACATGCTTCATGTTCTGACCCACAATGGCGATGGTAGCCAGCTCGTACTCGATGATGATCTCATTGATACTGCCCATGGCGATCTCATGTTCAAACTCGCTGTTGAGCACCTTCTGAGCGGTAGTGGCATCCTGTGTACGGACACCAATGGAGGTGCTGTTTTCTGAGGAGGCCTGCGAAACGATGAAGACGCTGATGCCATTGTCGGCCAGGGCAGAGAAGATCCGTTTGTTGACACCAATCACGCCCACCATGCCGAGGCCCTGGATGGTGATTAGTGCTGTGTCATTGATGGATGAGATTCCCTTGATGATTTGCCCGTTGGGGTTGGGTGCGATGTTGCGGATCAACGTACCCTCGCACTCCGGACGGAAGGTGTTCTTCACCCGGATGGGGATGTTCTTGTGGTAAACCGGGAAGATGGTGGGTGGATAGATCACCTTCGCTCCGAAGTTGGAGAGCTCAATCGCTTCGATGAAGGAGAGCTCCTCAATCACGTATGCCGAGTTGATGATCCTGGGATCGGCTGTCATAAAGCCATCCACGTCGGTCCATATCTCCAGTACGGAGGCTTCCATCGCAGCGGCGATGATGGCTGCGGT
This genomic window from Dysgonomonadaceae bacterium zrk40 contains:
- a CDS encoding bile acid:sodium symporter family protein encodes the protein MQIAPILSLFGNMEPLNQVRLNFNQESVYLMNIAIAFIMFGVALGIKPEHFRVVIMRPKPVLLGVISQYLLLPALTYLLVLVVRPSNSVALGMILVASCPGGNVSNLISAISKSNITLSVSLTGITTILSLFMTPLNFAFWGSLYAKHSPLLVPIAIEPAEMFRTVFLILGIPVILGMTVGMKFPKFVRKVEKSVQAASIIFFIGFIVAALAGNFSIFLRYIHLTFLLVLIHNGIAFLTGYSLPRLLGVDELNSRTISIETGIQNSGLGLALIFNPRIFPAELNLGGMAFIAAWWGIWHIVAGLLLAFYWRKRPAKTGTL
- a CDS encoding replication-associated recombination protein A; this translates as MSAPLAERLRPQNLDQFIGQKHLVGKGAVLRRMIDSGRIPSIIFWGPPGVGKTTLANIISNTLKAPFYKLSAINSGVKDVREVIEKAKNARFFDSAAPILFIDEIHRFSKSQQDSLLHAVETGTVTLIGATTENPSFEVIRPLLSRCQVYVLKSLEKQDLEVLLQRALTEDQILKERKITVLERDALFRFSGGDARKLLNILDLAVASDDAIENSEEELVITDKLVTERLQENPAAYDKGGEMHYDIISAFIKSIRGSDPDAAIYWLARMVAGGEDPKFIARRLVISAAEDIGLANPNALLLANACFETLQKIGWPEGRIVLAETTLYLATSPKSNSAYLAIDKALAKVEQTGNLPVPLHLRNAPTSLMKELEYGKEYKYAHDYKDNFVQQEYLPKELNKSRFWDPQSNPSEVKMQEWMKKLWGDQ
- a CDS encoding LPS-assembly protein LptD, yielding MRRLLRVTYLFLLLTLFIHCSSVRQATSTADQTGQPAASEALPSDTAIIDRDTLTTLLPDSIATNRTLTADSTRLTQRADSLVALSDTLLAAGQDSLMPTSQDSLSVSPQDSLSIKAQDSISVTEKQTLEAAVFYTAKDSMIFTADNMGYLFGEADIKYGEMGIKGEYITMDMDSSLISSTYGLDSLGKEYGLPIFAEGGTEYEMKKVRYNFETRKAFIHNVVTQQGEGNIVANEAKMNADNSFFMRNAKYTTCDNHDHPHFYLNLSKAKVRPDKDVVTGPAWLVVADVPLFPIVLPFAFFPFTKTYSSGIIMPSYGDEMTRGFYLQNGGYYFALSDYIDLSLTGEIYTKGSWGVGARSNYRKRYKYSGNVNVYYLNTVTGEKELKEVVPEAYSVAKDLRINWTHSQDPKANMYRTLSASVNFSTSRNNHRDLSRLYSREASNNTKSSSVNITQRFPDSPWSLSATMSVNQVSRDSTIAATLPNVSMNMSRINPFKRKDAVGEERWYEKISMSYSGEFRNSITTKEDRFLKANLVRDWTNGMRHNIPVSATFSLFDFIQVSPSINYTERWYTGAHKQAWDPIAKRNVPVDTVMGFKRVYDYNASLSAQTKLYGMYTPWKIFGDKVQAIRHVFSPSISLSYRPDFSDPRFNFYETYSYKNEYGEDVTYTYSPYSSMMFGTAPKGQSGSIGFDFKNNLEMKIRDDKDSTGTRKISLIDDLGIGFSYNMMADSMKWSMINSNIRLKLSKSYTLSLNATWDPYIYELDQNGNPRQVDKLRVLNGRGIGKLMNTGTSFSYSLNQDTFKKLFSRDKSEDDEDDEDADNPDEGLPDDGTMGENPYETRGGDLSMNESDSSMGEFDADGYLKNGVNWNISMNYSLRYGYGEFDKEKMEYKGRLTHNFGLSGSLQPTKNWNFTFNTDYNFDAKKFTSVNCTLTRNLHCWSMSASFIPIGPYKSYNFSIRANSSLLQDLKYEQRSSPYDRGAEWY
- the thrC gene encoding threonine synthase: MRYYSTQKQSPAVSLKEAVVKGLAPDRGLYMPETIGQLPSSFYKEITELSLTTIAQTVARSFFGDDIPQNELDAIVADTLSFGIPLRQVEENIWVLELFHGPTFAFKDVGARFMARMLSHFVKKEQQDEVKVLVATSGDTGSAVANGFLGVEGIRVYVLYPSGKVSDIQEAQFTTLGQNVTALEVDGTFDDCQALVKNAFMDEELNSQLRLTSANSINVARFLPQSFYYFHAWAQLMRYNPAAKAVISVPSGNLGNLTAGLFAKRMGLPVERFIAANNRNDVFREYLLTGDYSPRSSVQTIANAMDVGAPSNFDRILDLYGHDHHAITNDITAYRYNDAEICHAIREAQQRTGYLLDPHGACGYLALKEGLQPGETGIFLATAHPAKFKEIVEDCTGIKTEIPQALAAFMQEKKETTELPNDFNLFKKALFRLS
- a CDS encoding cofactor-independent phosphoglycerate mutase yields the protein MSHKTIIILGDGMADEPIPALGDKTTIQAANTPYMDLLARKGRNGLLHTVPDGFAPGSEIANLSVLGYDLPAVFEGRGVLEAASMGVEIHPGEMAMRCNLVCIEGDQLINHSAGHISSEEAEELIHFLNEKLGDETFRFYPGVSYRHLLKMQGGDKRIECTPPHDIPELPFRPYLIRASHPAAEATADALNRLIMASQELLRDHPVNRKRIKEGMHPASSIWPWSPGYRPQMKPLSEIYPIRSGAVISAVDLIRGIGVYAGLDVIMVEGATGLYDTNYEGKAEAALKALKEKDFVYLHVEASDEAGHEGDVDLKVKTIEYLDARIIKTIYEETLNWDEPVTIAILPDHPTPCAKRTHTRDAIPFLIWHREIQPDNVQHYDEFAAREGSYGQLHGNQFIKAVFNL
- the thrA gene encoding bifunctional aspartate kinase/homoserine dehydrogenase I, encoding MKVMKFGGSSVGSPDSLKMVKQIIEKENEPVVVVVSALGGVTDRLLQAADFALNSNPGYKSILEEIITRHEEIIEKMILSAELREEVTQKIQQLLDDLRNILRGVYLIGDLSQKTSDKIVSYGERLSSLIISHVINEAELYDPMHFIKTSRQFHNHLPDLARCNQLIRKTFSEMPPPKVAVVPGFIASSSENGDITNLGRGGSDYTAAIIAAAMEASVLEIWTDVDGFMTADPRIINSAYVIEELSFIEAIELSNFGAKVIYPPTIFPVYHKNIPIRVKNTFRPECEGTLIRNIAPNPNGQIIKGISSINDTALITIQGLGMVGVIGVNKRIFSALADNGISVFIVSQASSENSTSIGVRTQDATTAQKVLNSEFEHEIAMGSINEIIIEYELATIAIVGQNMKHVPGISGKFFGALGRNGISVVALAQGAGETNISCVISRTDLKKSLNVIHDSFFLSPYQELNLFVVGTGTVGSRLLEQIRQQQLTLKEQNKLRINIVGIANGRKALFTRDGIPLEGYFDNLMEHGVKSSPELIRNEILKMNIFNSVFVDCTASPLIAEIYDELMAKNVSVVTANKIAASSAYDNYHHLKETARKSGVKFLFETNVGAGLPIINTMNSLTNSGDRIVKLEAVLSGTLNFIFNTLSEEVPFSKAISMAVEAQFAEPDPRIDLSGLDVTRKLVILSREAGAHIEQSDVVKKLFVPQQYFEGSLEEFWQTIPQLDTAFEERRRELAREEKKLRFVASYDKGRCEVGLREVEKGHPFYDLEGSNNIIMITTERYNEYPMVIKGYGAGASVTAAGVFADIISIANIR